The genomic interval CTCCCGGGACCGACTCTGTGCTGGGGTCTCTGGTCCCCTCAggcctccctcagggtcctcaccttgacgcCCGGCAGGAACTGGGATTCTCCACTCTGCCCCCTTGAGCTCCCCCTCCTTGTACTACATCCCGACTCCGTCTGAGAcccggatgcggaagtcagggcaCGCTGCCATGTGCTCATCAGCACAGGGCCTACCAGGGCTGACTGCAGGGGTAGATAGCTTGGGGTCCCCTCTATTCTGGAGTCCAGAGTCTCCTAGATCCTCCCTCAAGGTCCTCAGATTCACTCAGGCGGCATGGAGCCTCCCTTcagcccacccgaggccccgcccctcaaaccaggtccgcagtccctctgagacccggatgtcaggaaatgccgccggtgctcaccctgccctgtggcctccaaggtgcaacactgtcccggggtgcaggatccctccgttctccctcggggtcctcaccttgactcaggcggcatgtgatctcccctctggccacccgaggccccgcccctcatcccaggacccccgtccttccgagacccggatgtcaggaagtcaggaccccacgagtgctcatcccacccaggccctcccagggctgacagcaggggcggggATCTGTGGCGCCCCTTCTGTCCTCCCTCAGCGTCCTCAGCTTGAGCCCCATCAGGtcctgggacgcccccttgttgacccgagcccacaccctcacaccaaggccctcactgccctgAGACCCCCCAGGGGAGTCTCTGGACTCACATGAGGCCAccaggcccagggcttcccaggactgtggacgccaggggctgagatggattccatgggttccctcagccctccctctgctcctcacctggactcctggctgggcctggacacctccctctgcccacctgagcTTGGTCCCCTTGGACTCAGACCCTCCAGAGCCAGGAcaccagagagggaagcagggatgagggggtggggatcTGATCCTTGCAACCCTGCCTGGGGTCTCCCAGGGGTGACCGCAGAACCGACCTGGATGCCTGCAAACCGAGTCCCCACACACGGTtctaccttgactcctggcagcgctgggctccttcACTAGCAAacctgaagccggcctccctcacccaggccctcacctcaCTCACCTCCCAAGGTTGGGGCATCAGTGCCCATCACATCTGGACCCCGAGCCCAGGGGTTTCCGAGGGCTGTCGGGGGTGGGGCGGAGGTGGATTCCCTgggggcctcagtctcctgtgtcctcaccttgcCTCCTGACAGGACTTgggagccgccctctaccctcctGAGACTGCGTCTCTCAGACCTAGCCTCTGACTCCCCGAGTTCACTGAAGAAATGGGGGCCGGGGAATGATCAGCCTGACAGCCCCGCCCGGGGGTCCCCAGGATTCTGGCGCGGGGCCGATTTGCATTCTTAGGGTCCCTGTGTTGTGGGGTGGTTGGACCCCTCTGTCCTTACCCCGGAGGGCCCTCACCCACCCTCGCACACAAAAGCTGCAGTCCcagcaaagatgctggaggggaCCTGCCTCCTGGTGACCGTGAAGGGGCAGAGAGCAACACACCTTCCCTCGCGGGCTCCCCGACAACTAGCCTGACTTCGTAGACGGTCTATTCGAAAGACTTACCTTTTCCTGAAGAGGCTGAGCAGTGGCAGGGGAGTTGCGGATCCCTTGGGTTGATGACTGGATAATAGTACGTGTTCCAGAGCCGTGATTTTCACTTGTTAATTCTCATCCATAGTAAGAACTACATTTTTCATCTGCAGCTACTGTGCGTGTATCTATATCATGTCTAGACTGTATGTGCTTATGTACACGTAcatccacacaccacacacatggaCCAAACATGCCACGTGTGCCCCATGTGGAAACCTGGGCAGTTCCCAGACACaggtgcctgccctgggccctgaggcGCGGATCCCCGTCCCCTTGCGGGAGCCCTGAGAGCCCACCGGACCCGAGGGCACCATGCTTTGAACTACAGGCCTGCCGCCTGCCTGACACCCCATCTGCCCAGGGCAGTGAGCCTGCAGGAGAACGTGGGCCCCCCAGTCGGCTGGGAGAGAAGCCGAGCAGAGTGGGCAGGAGGAAGTGGGAGCAGGGCCCCAGCCTGAACACAAGAGCAGACTTCAGAGGGCCGAGCCTTTACCCCCACGTCCAGGAGCCTTCTCCATCCTCACACCCTCTGTCCTAGACCCAGACCCGCCTCCTGGGGCCCCGTCTCCATTTCAGGATGGATGGTGATCCCgcggggctgggacaggccacgTGGGCAGAATCCGGTGTCAGGCTCTCCTGAGCACCGATGCCTGGCTTCCCTGTGTTCTCAGCTACGTGGCATGAGGCACCAGCTGGTAGGACAGCGTGCAGGACAGCTGGGGCCCCCGTGAGTGTTGGCGAGTCGGCTCAGACCAGTGGGGCATCAGGGGACATCGGACTCAGAAACAGCACCGTCTGCCTCGCAGATGACTCTCGCCCTGTTGTAAAGTGTCCCTTGGCTCGCGGAGCCGGTGTGTTAGACGTGCCGCACGGCCGCTTCACGTGCCAAGAAAGGGTCCTAACTACAGCCCTGATGGAAGTGAGCAGTGCTGGTGTTCGCCTGGTgggagatcttttatacatttgtgGGGGGTTTGGTCACTTGAGAGTAGGGATTCCAGTGGTTGTTACCTTCGAGGGTGATGGGCTTCCCCCCAGGCATTTGACTGCAACCCCCCGTCTCTTCGGAGCCAGGCTGCAGCGCTCTCAGCCCTTGGTGGAGGGGGTGGCCCTACGTTTCGGCGGGCctctgtggggggagggggccctgGATCGGGAGCTGGAGACGCTGAGCTGCTGGTCAGAAACTTCTGGCATCCTTGGGGGACCCAGGAGGAAGACCCTCCTGCTCCGGGATGCATGAGTAGTGGGGGGGAGACACCCCCGAGGTCAGAAGCCAGGCTGTCTGTCCCCTGATGGGCAGGCCCGGCCCAGGGGACCAGACCTTCCTGGGCTCGCCTCAGTGCTCGCTCCCCACCTCCTTGGGCGGGTGTCCGAAATGCCACAGCTTCAGATGAAAGAGGCCGATGGGGACCAAAGCCTGCCCCCGGCCGGGGTCTCCAGCCTCCGCGGGCTTATCTGGTGAGACGTGTGCGGAATCGAACGCGAGAAAGAACACGGACCCGCGGTTCTCGCAGATTCTTTATTTAGCCCCGGGGAGTTTTGCTTGTCTTTATTAAAGCCCAAAATGTTCATGGTTACAGGACGGTGCTCTTCGTGTGTCTCTAGTGGTATGTGAGCTCAGGGCTTTGGGTTGTCCTTGAACCGTTCGCAGAGAGCACACTTGTAATCTGAAGAGCCCTCGGGCTCTTCATCTGCCGCGGGCCTCCTGGTTGGGGGCCATGAGCAGAAGGGCCGCGAGCAGCATGCAGTAACCCGTGTTGCACGTGGACACCACCGAGCTGGGATCGGGGCAAACAGGGGGGCTTCTGGGCAGCTCCCCTGCACCGTCCCTTCCGGCAGTAGCCGGGGGCACTAGCGTGACATTCCTGGAGGTGCCCTCCCCACTCGGGCCGCCCTGCTCGCTGGAGGGACGCTGCACTACCACCAACCTGGCCACCCGGCCGGCAGACAGGACGCCAGGGAGCATGAAGGCCCGGATGCCGCTGGGCACCTGAGCACGGGGGGCTTCCCTCTGGGTCTTCCTGTCGGCATCTTTGGTGGAGTCATTCTGATGGAAAAACTGGGTGCATCTCATAGGTGGGGCggcttgcttctttctctttgggGTGGTTGCGCTGGAAGCGGGCCGAGCAGTTGCTCTCGGgtcaccttttctccacatgTTCTCGATCAGCAGGGGCTTCTCTCTCTGAAAGTTGCAGTTGTGGTAGATCTGAAAGGACATGAATCATTCTCGTCATTTCGGGGGAAATATTCACTCCTCCCCGCCCACCTccatcataaaggtcttgtttgacTGTGGAGAAGAGGTCTTTTTAAATTCCTGGCAAGGTTTATTTCGCCCTGGAGTGTGCGCTCACTAAAGCTACGTGGTGCCTGGGCTGAGGTGTCACTCTAGCTCCCTGACGTGAAGTGGCCCCTGGGTCTTCGGTCACACCCGCAGGGCATCTCTAAGGGGCGAGCCTTACATGACACGCCGGACTGCCTCAGCCTTCATTCAGTACTGGCTCGCAGGAAAAAAGTCCCCCTCGGGAATGAACCCCGTTCAGCACATCACTCATCCGCTCAGGACTGGGAAGCTGTTCCAGGAACAGAGAACTCGGGAGACGGAAGGGCTGTCTACGTTACcatcagccttttcttccccGGAGAGCGACCCAGAGTGCCGGGCAGGTGTATTTTCCTGAACCCGTAGAGGTTCAGTTGGCGGATGAAGCTCTTCAAGCTGTCTGTTTCAAAGATCCTGTCTGCGCCGCGCCGGCGAAGAACCTCCCGCTGGAAAAGGTCTTCCTCGATGATCAGCATGTCTCCCTTGTCGTTCCAGCGCACGGACTTGAAGGCCTCGTCCTCCACTATCATCCAGAGCTTTCTCGGGAAGGAGAGCCCAAGAACACCGTGGGTTCCGTCCACGTTGGCGGGACCTGGGTTTGGGTCCTGTGGTGGCTGGTTGTCTTGGGAGCCTGGATCTTGGCTCTCGGCCTGGTCGCCGGGCTTCTCCAAAATCTCCCTCGAATCCACCTTTGGATCTGGGGATGAACCCGATGGGGCCCCCGCTGGGGGCTCTCCATCAGCTGCGGGGGCCGCCGTGGCCGTATATTCCTCGTCGGGGCTCTGACTCGCCATGCAGCTAGTCTAGACCAGGCACATGCTCTCCCTGAGACCAGATCACTGAGCTCTCAGGGCAGAAGTGCCTTCAGTCTGAGCAGGGACGCCCAGTAAATAGTGTCCGCAGAATTCTAGAATCTCGGTAGCAGGGCAACCAGCGACTTTGGTCATCGTCCTCTTTATGTGTCACGTGAGGTCCCAGAGTTGGTCTGGACAGGGAGCCCtggccgaggggaggggaggggaggggtacaGAGCCCCCAGCTTCTCTGTTTTCCAGAAGTGTAGGAAGGTATGTTCAAGGTCCCGGCGAAAGGCTCCCATCTGCTGCCAGGCACCTTTCTCCCAGGGGCCAGGCCCTGAGTGGGCGGAGAGACATGATCCTGTTTCCATCCCCAAAGGTTGGGGAGGCCTGTTGCCAGCCTCCGATTTGTTCAagggccaggccctggctggccctggctggccctggcTTGGCTGCCACCAAGGCGGCAGGGGTGAGATGGGCCCCGGGCGACTGCACCTCCCGGAAGTGGTGGTCCGAGTGCGCTGGTTGGCCCGGGCTGGCTGGCAgcgcccgcccccccgcccccaacagCTCCTGCCTTGGTCtcttccagctgctcctgctggctggTCGGTCCAGCTCTGATGGGCCATAAGGAAGTGTCCCGTTCTCCTGCCCCTGGGTCGAGCTGTCCCCAGAGTGGGGCTGTGTGGGAGCGTGTGGGGGCACTCCCCACGTCCCACTTCAGTGTCAccaaagcacctggcacatagggtTCCCCCCGTGCCGCGTGAGCGGATGGCCGCATCCTCCCCTGTGCTTTGGAGCCTCCTTTTGAGCTCTGCTGTCCGCAGCCCCACCCCTCTCCAGAGCACATGGGATCCTCTTTAGTGCCCATTTCTTGCCATAGAAACTCCTCGTGGCCCGAGAGCACTCACTTTCAGAACACCTGCCTTAGTCCGCGTCAGAACACCTCCCTCAGACCTCGGATTCAGCCTCCCCTGAGGCTGCTCTAaggccctcttccctcttccctgtcaCTGGGGGGGTTAGGCTCCTGCCCTGCCAGATTGCTGGCCTTCCGCTTCCAACTCGGCTCTGCCCTGCTTCTTCCCCTTTGCAGTCCTTGATCTGGGGGTTCAGCATGTATTCTGATCTGTTGAGAGCAAGCATTTCCCTGGTCTGCTCCCAGGCCTGCCCTGCTCGCCTTCCCcgagccagccccgcccccagccctgggtcCCTGTCCCGCCGTCACCTCGGTGGCAGGTACACTGAATAATTTTGCCTGCTCTGGGTCCGGTACTTTTCAAGGGGCCTACTCTACAGACTCACTGCCAAGGACAGTTCCTACTTGTTGAGCTAGACGTGACCAACGGAAAGCCCGTCCACGTGTGACTGAAAATAGATGAGGCTCTgggtgtgggatgggacaagtCCAGCCCGAGAGCCGTCTTCACCACAGATGGCAGGACAGACAGGACAGCGGTCTGGGGGGACACGTGTTCTGTAGCCGCTGTGGTGACTGTTCTTCATAGTCACTGCACAGGGAGAGAGAATGGGACCTGGAAAGGCCCGTCTGCCGGGCTCCTAGGtcctcatcccagctctgccgctaAGGAGAGGCGTCTGTCCTCTCTGAGGGCCACTCcctgttccagaaggggagggcaAGGGGTTCGAAAGAGATTCTCCCAAGGGGCCTTCGAGTCTGAGGGCTGTCGGCCTTTGTGGAGCTCCTAGGCCGAGACTGGAGCTTGGGCGCAGGTCTTTGTGCCTCTAAACAGGTTTACAGAGCACTTGTTCGGGTCACTCCCTCCTGCAGGGACGTGTCCTTAGAGTTCGAACTTCAGTGGAGGCCACGGGGGCGTCTCAGGAGGGGGCCAAAAGGCTGGGACATCGGCGGGCCGATCCCAGCCCTGTGGCCTCGCCTGCCGCCCGCTCCTTCCAGCCCTCCCTCACACCCTGGGTCTGGTGGGCCTGCCCCCTCACAGgtctgcctccctccatcccacgcacccctgccctccccgcccccgcccccgccccgggccggCTGGGCCGTGGCTTTGTGTCGCGCCCCAGGGGTCGCTCTCAGCCATGGCTCAGGACACCTGTTACTCAGATACCAGCCCTCACGACGTCCAAGGCCTGCCTTTCCCAGCCTGGCCCGCCGGCCGCTGCGCCTGCCTTAGCCCCCGGTGTCCGCCAGCCCAGAGGACCCCCAACCGCTCTCCGTCACCGTCCATGGGCCCTGGGCCAGACCCGCACCCAGTCCCCGGCTGCTCTGGGACCCGCCAAGAACTCCCCTGTCTGGGCATGTCCTCAAGCTGCCTCGTCGGGTGGCAATGCCCGTCTCTATCCACAGGCCTCTCTGCATGTTGGGGCCCGGCTTCAAGGCCGGCCCGGCTTCAAGGCCACCTCGGCAGTCGGGTCTTCCTGTGGTCCCAAGCTCCCTCCCAAGGCTCCCACAGCCCGCCTTGCATGTCCAGTCCCAAGGTGGGGTGCTCCTGTCTCCCTGAGAGCTTGGGTGtatctgcctccccctccagacccGGAAAGAGGTCCTTGAGGACAGCAGACTAGGACAGGACGTGAACGTGGTCCCCAGCGTATCTTGGAACGAACAAATTTGTATGTCGCCCAGGAGCTGGCTTCAGTGTCCTTGAAAGCAGCTGTGCACGGTCACTGCGACAGTTCGAGCAGGTCGGAGGGCGCCTGCCGTCCCTTGGCGGTGCTGAGCGCTCTGCGGCGCAGCGCCGTGGACTCTTCCCGTCTGACCCggggcaggtggcagggaagGCCCGGCCCGGGCCGGGGAAGGTGGAGTCGTGGGCCTAGGATCCGCCTGACGGAGAAGTAGAGCCGGCCTGTGGTCCACTGCGGACGCCCGAGCCCACGGCCTCAGCCCAGACTGGGGGCCTTGTGTCTGCCCGGAAGCCACCTGCACCCCACAGGGACAGCAGCAAAGGGGAGTCTTCCTTGTCCAGTGATGACTCATTTCGTAGTTGTCCAAAGCCAAGGAGACCCGGGAAAGCCATCCTTAGAAGCTCAAATGGCACAGGGGCCGTCGGGTGCAATGCACTTTCCAAAGGAGCCCCAGGCAAGCTCTGTTAcggccgctcccctcccccactggggacagggagacgGTGTCAGGATGTTCCCTAGTGTTAACTTTTCTGCAGCTTCTGAAAAGTCTATGTTAGGGATGTTATCCCATAAGAAATGTGGCCTTCAAGACCCAGTCAACCACAAACCCAATCCCAGTCTCAAGCCCGGTCTCGCGCTCTGGCTCTCGCTCTGTCCCTGTGTCTGTCTCCGtgactgtctctctgtctctgtctctctctgtctctgcctctgcctctgtctctgtctctctctgtctctctctgtctctgtctctgtctctctctccacacccccaccccctgtgaTGACCAAGTCAGCAGGTCAGGTTCGAGTTGGCCAGGAGGGCCCCGGGGAAGGAGGGGACCAGGGCAGGGTGCTGTCGTGTGGGATAAGGGCTGGGACTGGACAGCAGTGCCACCAACTGGCAGGGTCAGCTCTCAAGAAA from Vicugna pacos chromosome X, VicPac4, whole genome shotgun sequence carries:
- the LOC140691910 gene encoding heat shock transcription factor, X-linked member 3-like, whose product is MASQSPDEEYTATAAPAADGEPPAGAPSGSSPDPKVDSREILEKPGDQAESQDPGSQDNQPPQDPNPGPANVDGTHGVLGLSFPRKLWMIVEDEAFKSVRWNDKGDMLIIEEDLFQREVLRRRGADRIFETDSLKSFIRQLNLYGFRKIHLPGTLGRSPGKKRLMIYHNCNFQREKPLLIENMWRKGDPRATARPASSATTPKRKKQAAPPMRCTQFFHQNDSTKDADRKTQREAPRAQVPSGIRAFMLPGVLSAGRVARLVVVQRPSSEQGGPSGEGTSRNVTLVPPATAGRDGAGELPRSPPVCPDPSSVVSTCNTGYCMLLAALLLMAPNQEARGR